A single genomic interval of Blastocatellia bacterium harbors:
- a CDS encoding ATP synthase F0 subunit C → MKPMFARALMGMGSLLFFTAPAWAQQGGTGVTDTTFKYISAAFGMAIAAAAAAYADSRAISAACEGVARNPGAGGRLQTLMLIGVVFIETLVLFTLAVIFLKVV, encoded by the coding sequence ATGAAACCGATGTTCGCGAGAGCGCTCATGGGGATGGGTTCGCTGCTGTTCTTCACCGCTCCAGCATGGGCGCAGCAAGGTGGGACGGGAGTGACGGACACGACGTTCAAGTACATCTCGGCTGCCTTCGGCATGGCAATTGCCGCGGCGGCGGCGGCTTACGCCGACTCGCGCGCCATCAGCGCCGCGTGTGAGGGCGTAGCGCGCAATCCCGGAGCTGGCGGGCGTCTCCAAACGCTCATGCTCATCGGCGTCGTCTTCATCGAGACGCTCGTGCTCTTCACGCTCGCCGTCATCTTCCTGAAGGTGGTGTGA
- the atpB gene encoding F0F1 ATP synthase subunit A, whose translation MVATGLALLAVGSEAGSAHHVPALVEWVNHVFGPTVYRWQQALMPRLYGLFGAEWHGDPNLPIPTHVVMFFVAVLISTVGLRLLLGRLSLENPSPRQQLFELIFSGLRNLMRENIGPHGLRYFPVIGTFAIIIGVCNVMGLIPGLIAPTANYNVPLALALMSFLYYNYVGIKENGLVEYLRHFAGPVLAIAPLFFPVEIVSNSARIISLSMRLFWNIFGDETLVSVFAQIVAWGVPVLLMPLGLFVALMQTFIFVMLSIIYIGEVTHHAEASTISRVELQEEAAHA comes from the coding sequence ATGGTCGCCACGGGGCTGGCCCTCTTGGCCGTCGGATCGGAAGCCGGATCGGCGCATCATGTCCCGGCACTCGTCGAATGGGTCAATCATGTCTTCGGCCCGACTGTCTATCGCTGGCAACAAGCGCTCATGCCTCGGCTCTATGGGCTTTTCGGCGCCGAGTGGCACGGAGATCCGAATCTCCCAATTCCGACGCACGTCGTCATGTTCTTCGTCGCCGTGCTGATCAGTACGGTGGGACTTCGGCTCTTGCTCGGACGGCTCTCGCTGGAGAATCCGAGTCCGCGTCAGCAGCTCTTCGAGCTGATCTTCAGCGGCTTGCGCAACCTGATGCGGGAGAATATCGGCCCGCACGGATTGCGATATTTTCCCGTGATCGGGACCTTCGCCATCATCATCGGCGTGTGCAACGTCATGGGTCTCATCCCAGGACTCATCGCGCCCACGGCCAACTACAACGTCCCGCTCGCGCTCGCTCTGATGTCGTTCCTCTACTACAACTACGTCGGCATCAAGGAGAACGGGCTTGTCGAATACCTGCGCCACTTCGCGGGACCGGTCCTGGCGATCGCGCCACTCTTCTTCCCGGTGGAGATCGTGAGCAATTCGGCGCGGATCATCTCGCTCTCGATGCGTCTGTTTTGGAACATCTTCGGCGATGAGACGCTGGTGAGCGTCTTCGCTCAGATCGTCGCCTGGGGGGTGCCCGTGCTGCTGATGCCGCTTGGCCTTTTCGTCGCGCTCATGCAGACGTTCATCTTCGTCATGCTCTCGATCATCTACATCGGCGAAGTGACGCATCACGCGGAGGCGAGTACGATCTCGCGCGTCGAGCTTCAGGAGGAAGCGGCTCACGCCTGA